A stretch of the Schistocerca serialis cubense isolate TAMUIC-IGC-003099 chromosome 2, iqSchSeri2.2, whole genome shotgun sequence genome encodes the following:
- the LOC126455864 gene encoding uncharacterized protein LOC126455864, whose product MMICIVTGAQELRRYSKEVKHADELMIPKNTENAKMMGTFVLVVHLTVLVAVLATVDQNSNGFFDYLEVIFSLFFDCMMTLQFAVLELEMWMRFCSLNARLQETVPVRLTPLSREAASQLTSPSRLRQLLEAYTSLCRGAKHLQNHFGAPVAASVAQSVWCSTCSAYEVLLIQLRPQWARKLPLSPSVCNSLMFLGSHWLRLTTLALSCAAVEHAAATTGELLLSASVTSEGRCAELESFLPFVIHGPRLRFSAAGFFTVDRHLLVSALAIVVTYVVILGQLTPIQ is encoded by the coding sequence ATGATGATATGCATCGTGACAGGAGCCCAAGAGCTACGGCGATATAGTAAAGAGGTGAAGCATGCTGATGAGCTCATGATACCGAAGAACACAGAAAACGCCAAGATGATGGGAACGTTTGTCTTAGTTGTCCATCTGACAGTTCTTGTTGCCGTGCTCGCCACTGTAGATCAAAACTCGAATGGTTTCTTTGATTACCTGGAAGTCATATTCTCACTGTTCTTCGACTGTATGATGACTCTCCAGTTCGCTGTGCTGGAACTAGAGATGTGGATGAGATTCTGCTCTCTGAATGCCCGTCTGCAAGAAACAGTTCCAGTGCGCCTGACGCCTCTGTCTCGGGAAGCGGCTTCCCAGCTGACGTCCCCAAGCAGACTTCGCCAGCTATTGGAAGCCTACACGTCACTGTGCCGAGGAGCAAAACATCTGCAGAACCACTTTGGAGCACCTGTGGCGGCCAGCGTGGCGCAGTCGGTGTGGTGTTCCACTTGCAGCGCCTACGAAGTGCTACTGATACAGCTGCGGCCTCAGTGGGCCCGGAAGTTGCCACTCAGCCCCTCTGTGTGCAATTCACTAATGTTTCTCGGGTCGCACTGGCTGCGACTCACCACATTGGCGTTGTCTTGTGCGGCGGTGGAGCACGCAGCAGCGACTACTGGCGAACTCCTGTTGTCGGCTTCTGTGACGTCTGAGGGCCGATGTGCTGAACTGGAGAGTTTCTTGCCATTCGTCATACATGGCCCACGACTGCGTTTCTCAGCTGCTGGGTTCTTTACAGTCGACCGTCACCTGCTAGTGTCTGCATTAGCCATTGTTGTAACTTACGTTGTTATCTTGGGACAGCTCACACCTATACAGTGA